GTCATACCATTGACAATAACGTTGAAACTCTAAGCGTTGCTGAACTTCATAATAAAATTCATGGGTGGTTTGGTACCCACTAAAAGTTGCTTCAACTTCAGGTTGGGGAGAGGGAATAATATGAGGTAATTCTTGACGCATGATTCTCACAACATAGTGTTCTGGGTCTTGAGAGATTCAACCACCAAAACTTCCAGACTATTGAAATTATAGCTATTAGCAACAACACGACTGCGGCTGAGATAACTGGCTACCACGCAACAATTTTTAAAGCCAGCCACGTAAGCCATAAATCAAATTACCTATATATTCTTTCAAAGCATTAGTAAATTGATGTAGGTTATCTGTATTCGGTAACAAATTGAGTAAAGCTGCTTTGGGTGTACTACCAAGTTCTTGTAGTTCGCCTTGAGTAACGAGAAAATCAGTCGGCGCAGGGATAGCATCAATGCTTTGACGGCGGAAAATTTTCAGCGATCGCGGCATGTGCATAGCCGAAGTCACCAATAACACTTTGTGAATACCACGAGACTGCAAAATTTTCTTGACATTCACCGCATTTTGATAAGTATTGAGAGATAATGGTTCTTCAATAATTGCCTGTGATGGTACACCGATTTCTGTCAGAATACTGGCCATATCTGTTGATTCTGGCGTACCACCATTTCGCCAGTCGATGCGACCACCACTCACAATAATTACAGGTGCTTTTTTTTGACGATATAGCTGTGCTGCATAGATGATGCGATCGCCTTGTTCACTTAAATCAACATCAGGTCTCGGAAAAAAGGCTGATTTAGTTACACCACCCAAAACTATAATTGCTTCAGCATTTGGCATTTGCTGAGATGGGAGATTTTGCCATTCTAGCGATCGCACCAGTGCCTTAGCCACCCAAGCATTGCTACAAAGTAATAATAAGCTTAAAGAAAAGGCGATCGCAGCTGTTGCTGTGCGCGGTTGTTTCCATACTGTGATCAAAGCCACTACTAAACTCACACTGGCTAATCCTAAAGGATAAAAAAACAGTGGCAGCAACTTAGAAAGGTATAAAAACATATTGGTTACTAATGCTAAATGAAAACTGAAAAGATGTCAGTAACAATAACTTTTGCCTTTTGCCTTTTGTCTTTTGCCTTTATTCATTACCTTTCCCAAAATCTAAAATTAATCCCTCTAGCGCGACGGAAGCGACGAGTAGGTCTTCTTTTTTGCTGTGTAGTAGATCTGAGGCTTGGTCTTTCTTCTCCCTCTTCTATAGTTTCAACTGGTAGCTGAGTTCTAGTTTCTTCTTTGCTACCCCACCAAGCAATAATCCAGCCGCTACCAATAGCACCTATTCCCCCTAGCAAGATACTCATCGGTGCTGAGTAACCCAACCACACAAAGCCTAGTAAGAAAAATAACCAGTATTTAAGTCCGGCATCAATACCATCAGAAGAGGCGACTGTTGGCGCTTGGGGACTATTTTTACTCACACTGGTCATCCAACCCAAGGTGAACCCACCCAGAATTCCTAAGAAAATACTCAGAGATGCGGGTGAACCAGTCAATATTAAAATGAAGGTTAAAAATGACCCAAATATTAATTGCGAAATAAAGTCAGGGGTGAAATTAAATAAGTTGTTATTTTTAGCCATGAGTCCAGTAAGGGTATAAGGGTATAGGGGTGTAAGGGTGTAGGGGTAGGGACAAAATTTTAACTAATACCTTACCCCCTTACCCTTTAAACCCTTTTTTCGCTCAGAAGTTTTAATTGTGCCTCGTTTGCTTGAGTGGTATCCCAAGTATGAACGTAAGATGTTTCTGCTTCAGTAAAAGCTTCAGCTTGTTTGAGTTGTGATGCTAATAAATCTACCGTAGCGTCAGCAATATCACCAGTACGATTGATCAGACGCTCTTGAATTACTTCGACGGGTGCTGTGCAGTGGATAATCTGGAGAGGTAGTTGGTAGTTTTTTGCTTGGGAAATAGCTTCTTGGCGTTGTTGTTGTCGATCATACTTAGCATCTAAAATCACTGTGAAACCTTGATTAGCTAGTATAGTTCCCAAGTTCAACAACCGTGTATATGTTTTCTGGGTCATTTCTGAGGTATACAAATCATCACCCCCACGTTCTGACAAAGAAATTCCTGCCAAATGCTTGCGTACAGCATCTGAGCGAATATGAATCGCATTAAATTGTCGAGCTAAATATTTGGCTGTTGTACTCTTACCAGAACCTGATAAACCCGACATTAAAATCAGCCGTCCTTGTTTGGGTTGAGTATATTCCCAAGCCAGCTTGTAATATTTGGCTGCGGTTTTTGTCGCCTCTTGTTTTACTTCTGCTGGTACACCAGGATCATCTAATAAAAATGACGTTACTTTTGCCCTTACATAAGACTGCCGATTTAAATATATAGGCAATACCTCTAAGCCTTCCCAATCACCAGTCTGCTCTAAATAAGTATTTAAATAAGCATTACTTAAGTCTTGACGTTCTTGCGCTTCCAAATCCATCACCGCATAAGCAACATCGAACATGACATCAACAAAGCGGAATGGTTCGTTAAACTCTATGCAATCAAATAGCAAAATTTTCTCTTGCCATAAACAAATATTGCGGAGGTGTAAGTCTCCGTGACATTCTCGAATACGGTGGTTTTGAATTCTTTTTTGAAATAACTCTTGCCTTTCAGCAAAAAACTTATCTGTATAAGCTTTGCTTTCGTCAAACTGCTGCTGTGTCTGGGGGCCACCGATATATTTCTCAGTTTGCTCATAATTCTCATCAAATGCAGCCCGCACTTGCGATACTTCGCCAAAACTCCGAATATAATCATTTGTCTCGGTTTTGGCATGATACTGAGCTACAACCCGTCCCAATTCTTTCAAGTTAGCTTCATTCAACTTGCCCTCTGCAAATAAGTTACTCAATAGGGTTTTTTGGGGAAACTCACGCATTTTGACTACATATTCTACAGCTTCTCCTGTTCCTCCTAGACGATATTCCTCTCCTTCCAAAGTTATGGGTAACACTTCCAAATACAGTTCAGCGGCTCCTCGTTTATTAAGGCGCAACTCTTCCTGACAAAAATGCCGCCGCTTTTCCAAAGTCGAAAAATCCAAAAACCCAAAATTGACTGGTTTCTTCAGCTTGTAGGCGTAATCTCCCGTCAGCAATACATAAGAAACGTGGGTTTGGCTGAGTTGAATAGGTTCTGTTACAGGGTGGGGATAAAATCCCGGCTGTAACATCTGCTGAATTAAAGCTGGAAGAGTTACTTCTGTCATATTGCCAGTATTAGTTTTTAAACCGCAGATTATTATCTCAAATCATCGGCGTGCATCGGCGTAAATCGGCGGTTGCAATTTTTAATTTAAATATTCACGTTTGTAGCTTAACAAAAAACCAGGGTTTTACCCCTGGCATCATCAGCAATTATCACTAATTTAGAGTGTTGTTAAAGACAGGTCATACACCTGTTCTAACCTTGATTATTACCAGCATAAAAACTCAAGTGGTAAGGTGTACCCTTGGCTGGATGAACTTGAACTTCTTTTAAAACTGTTTTACCAGTCCACTCAAGATCGGGAATGCTGAGTTCAATTTCTGTCTTGTTAACCGCAGCTTTTTTCAGCAGGCGTTCAACAACTTTGGCATCAATTACCAAAGAAATAGACTCTGTACCGTTATGTCCGTACAAATTGGCGGGGATTAAACCAGAACGACGTAAAGCATTTGGTTTACTGCCTTCTGGGCGCTTTTGAGATTCAACTGTCACAGCCATGTTATTTGTCCTTTGTCAATGGTCAATGGTCGATGGTCAATGGTCAATGGACTATTGACTAAATACTATGCACTCAGCAAGGAGGCGGGTGTGCCGTCTGCGTGCAGTAATGCACGTTTGGGGCCGTGAATGGGGTCTTCTACAATTATGGTTTGGTCGCGGCTTGCGCCTAAAGAGACGATCGCGATCGGCACTTCCATCAATTCTGCTAAGAATTTGAGGTAGTCTAGTGCTTGCTGTGGCAAGTCTTCTAGGGTGCGGCAGTCACTTGTAGACTTCTGCCATCCTGGCATGGTTTTGTAGATGGGGCGACAACGGGCAAACTGACGGGAACTGGTGGGGAAGTGTTCGCAACGTTCACCATCTATGTCATAGGCAATACAAACTTGAATTTCTTCTAATTCGTCGAGAACATCAAGTTTAGTAATTGCCATACAATCCATACCGTTAATGCGGACAGCATAGCGACCAATTACTGCATCAAACCAACCGCAGCGCCGTTTACGTCCGGTGGTTGTGCCGAATTCCGCACCGCGATCGCACAGATGTTCTCCCAAATCTCCGTCTAACTCTGTGGGAAAAGGCCCTTCTCCCACACGGGTTGTGTAGGCTTTGGATACTCCAATTACCCGATCTATCATTGTCGGCCCTAACCCTGTACCGACGCAAGCTCCACCCGCTACGGGGTTAGACGAGGTAACATAAGGATAAGTCCCATGATCTAAGTCTAGGAGTGTGCCTTGCGCTCCTTCAAATAAAATGTTGCGTCGCCGGAGAATGGCATCGTATATTTTCAACGATGTATCAATTACATACGGACGCAATCGATCAGCATACCCCAAATACTCTTCAATTACTTGCTTGGGGTCTAGGGGCGGCAGGTTGTAAAGTTTTTCTAAAAGGACATTTTTATAATTGATTGTCCACTCTAACTGGTCGCGCAGACCTTCTGAGTCCATCAAATCTAAAACTCTGATGCCTGTACGCTCTGATTTATCAGCATAAGTTGGACCAATTCCTCGACCTGTAGTGCCGATCTTATGAGTTCCCCGCCGTTCTTCTGATGCTTTGTCAATCAACCGATGGTAGGGCATCGTGACGTGGGCTGTCTCAGAGATCAACAGTTTGGCAGTGGAAATATTAAGTTTTTCTAGTTGGTCGAGTTCTGCAATCAAAACCTGTGGATCAATGACTGTCCCACAGCCAATGATGCACTCGGTATCTGGATACAAAATACCAGAGGGAATCAGGTGGAGTTTAAAAGTTTGATTCTGGGCTACGATCGTATGCCCAGCATTGACACCCCCTTGGTAACGTACCACTACATCTGCGGAGCGGCTGAGTAAGTCAGTGATTTTGCCTTTCCCTTCGTCGCCCCACTGAGCACCTATGACAATGACGTTAGCCAAGCGTTTATATTAAGAGGTAAAGTTTCCACAAATTGCTATTCTATACATATACTGCTAATTATGTCAATAATATGGGAGAAAAAATATCCCATCCTTTGGCTTACATGTATTTGAATCTGAATAACAAAGTTTTTATATTAATTTATACTGTCTAGTTCTGTATCTGAGCATTTTAGAGAGAAAGTGCGATCGCACTTTCTCTCTAACTCTTTTTATATAAATGCAACTATGCAATTAGTTGAGTTTGTTATATCAAGTTCAGGTAATTAGTGATAATTCCAGAAATCTGTGCAGAAATGTAAAAACCCGATCCTCTGCTCCCTCTGCGGTCTTAATGATAATTATTTCGAGACTGAACACGATATTAAAGGATGTTTGAAAAGTTTTCTGAGGTCAAATTGTTTGATTTGTTTTTTAAATTAAATCAGATGCGAAATTTATACACAAAAGTTAAGGCAGAAAAGCCAACACACCCACAGGAGAACCAGAACCACCACGTAATCTGAGAATTGCGATCGCTAATGTAGTACCTTGAGGTGGTAATTTATCTAAATTCGTCAAATTCTCCAAAATAATGCCTTGTTGTGCCAACACTAAACGGTTAGTCGTAAAATTGTGGTCTTGTCCGGGGTCAACACCGTGAGTATCAATTCCTACACCTGCAATTTGTCGTTTATCCAACAAAAACTGCGTAGTATCACTACTAAACCCTGGAAAGTGCGTAATTCCTTGAGCATCTTGGTTAAAGAATGCGTTTCTATCTGTCCACTTATGCTGCCAGCCAGTGTAAAGTAGCACTAAACTACCGCTTTTAATAACACCATATTTTTCCTCCCAAGCCAGAATATCAGTGATACTCAAAGCGTAATCAGGATTATCAACTGCAACTTCGCAGATATCTATCACTACCGCCGATAATACTAGTGAGTCCGCCGCATATTCATCAATTCCCGCGCCAGCAGGATCAAAACTATTGGGGGCGTTGATATGGGTAGCACTATGTTCACCCAAAGCAAAACGCCGCAGATAGTAACCATCGTCGGCAATATCCGCAACAGTGGTAAATTCTACTGGTGGGTCGCCCGGCCATAAAGGAATATTTCTATCAATAATATGGCTTAAATGTATAACGCGGGAATAATTAATTTGCATAAAAGTGCAGGAACTTTCTTAGCAATTTCCAGTATCCCACCCCTTAGCAACTGAGCGATT
This window of the Nostoc sp. HK-01 genome carries:
- a CDS encoding putative cyclase, with the protein product MQINYSRVIHLSHIIDRNIPLWPGDPPVEFTTVADIADDGYYLRRFALGEHSATHINAPNSFDPAGAGIDEYAADSLVLSAVVIDICEVAVDNPDYALSITDILAWEEKYGVIKSGSLVLLYTGWQHKWTDRNAFFNQDAQGITHFPGFSSDTTQFLLDKRQIAGVGIDTHGVDPGQDHNFTTNRLVLAQQGIILENLTNLDKLPPQGTTLAIAILRLRGGSGSPVGVLAFLP
- a CDS encoding ribosomal protein L25-like protein is translated as MAVTVESQKRPEGSKPNALRRSGLIPANLYGHNGTESISLVIDAKVVERLLKKAAVNKTEIELSIPDLEWTGKTVLKEVQVHPAKGTPYHLSFYAGNNQG
- a CDS encoding adenylosuccinate synthetase → MANVIVIGAQWGDEGKGKITDLLSRSADVVVRYQGGVNAGHTIVAQNQTFKLHLIPSGILYPDTECIIGCGTVIDPQVLIAELDQLEKLNISTAKLLISETAHVTMPYHRLIDKASEERRGTHKIGTTGRGIGPTYADKSERTGIRVLDLMDSEGLRDQLEWTINYKNVLLEKLYNLPPLDPKQVIEEYLGYADRLRPYVIDTSLKIYDAILRRRNILFEGAQGTLLDLDHGTYPYVTSSNPVAGGACVGTGLGPTMIDRVIGVSKAYTTRVGEGPFPTELDGDLGEHLCDRGAEFGTTTGRKRRCGWFDAVIGRYAVRINGMDCMAITKLDVLDELEEIQVCIAYDIDGERCEHFPTSSRQFARCRPIYKTMPGWQKSTSDCRTLEDLPQQALDYLKFLAELMEVPIAIVSLGASRDQTIIVEDPIHGPKRALLHADGTPASLLSA